A DNA window from Mucilaginibacter xinganensis contains the following coding sequences:
- a CDS encoding NifU family protein: MNINVYTESTPNPATTKFIVNKLLINGSVDFATKQSAEKSPFAKELFKFSFVNGVFFASNFVTITKFENDNWEDILPILKEFVKGAVESELKVQDEEQAEAGDFEGSETEVKIQQILHDYVRPAVEQDGGAITYKSFDGGVVTVELRGSCSGCPSSTVTLKAGIENLLKRMVPEVTEVVSEAL, translated from the coding sequence ATGAATATCAACGTATATACAGAATCAACACCCAATCCGGCAACCACAAAGTTTATTGTGAACAAGTTGCTGATAAACGGCAGCGTTGACTTTGCAACAAAACAAAGTGCTGAAAAATCACCTTTTGCAAAAGAGCTTTTCAAGTTCTCTTTTGTTAACGGTGTATTTTTCGCCAGTAATTTTGTTACCATAACCAAATTTGAAAACGACAACTGGGAAGATATTTTACCGATACTGAAAGAGTTTGTAAAAGGTGCAGTTGAATCAGAACTTAAAGTCCAGGATGAAGAACAGGCAGAAGCAGGTGATTTTGAAGGCTCGGAAACTGAGGTGAAAATCCAGCAAATATTACACGACTACGTTCGCCCGGCAGTTGAACAGGATGGCGGTGCAATAACCTATAAATCTTTTGACGGGGGTGTAGTAACGGTTGAATTGCGTGGGTCATGCAGCGGCTGTCCGTCGTCTACCGTAACCCTAAAAGCCGGCATCGAAAACTTATTGAAACGTATGGTTCCGGAAGTTACTGAAGTGGTTTCTGAAGCATTATAA
- the purB gene encoding adenylosuccinate lyase translates to MTLTPLSAISPIDGRYRNTTAELAGYFSEYALIKYRVFVEIEYFIALCEHPLPQLLQFDKNVAQKLRDIYRNFSEDDALSIKEIEKTTNHDVKAVEYFIKKEFDKLGLEVYKEFIHFGLTSQDINNTAIPYSFKEALTNTYYPAINELVAVLRKYAADWDQVSMLAHTHGQPASPSRLGKEIMVFVERIENQLNLLKPIPYSAKFGGATGNYNAHNIGYPQINWKAFGNHFVNDILGLNRSQFTTQIEHYDNFAAQCDALKRINNILIDLDRDMWAYISMNYFKQKIKEGEIGSSAMPHKVNPIDFENSEGNLGIANALFEHFAAKLPISRLQRDLTDSTVLRNIGVPVGHTIIAIKSTIKGLNKLLLNNEAIDADLEANWAVVAEAIQTILRREAYPNPYEALKELTRTNTRVNAQTIAVFVDGLQVSDKIKEELKKITPGNYTGI, encoded by the coding sequence ATGACGCTTACTCCTCTTTCAGCAATTTCACCTATTGATGGCCGCTATCGTAATACAACAGCAGAACTTGCCGGTTACTTCTCTGAATATGCGCTTATTAAATACCGGGTATTTGTTGAAATAGAATATTTCATAGCGCTCTGTGAACACCCTTTGCCGCAATTACTACAGTTTGATAAAAATGTAGCACAAAAGTTACGTGATATTTATAGAAACTTTAGCGAAGATGATGCTTTAAGTATAAAAGAGATAGAAAAAACAACTAATCACGATGTTAAAGCAGTAGAATATTTTATTAAAAAAGAGTTTGATAAACTTGGACTTGAAGTTTATAAAGAATTTATCCACTTTGGCTTAACCTCGCAGGATATCAATAATACGGCTATACCCTATTCGTTTAAGGAAGCTTTAACTAATACTTATTACCCTGCTATTAATGAACTGGTTGCCGTGTTACGAAAATATGCTGCCGACTGGGATCAGGTTTCCATGCTGGCGCATACACATGGGCAGCCTGCTTCGCCAAGCCGCCTGGGAAAAGAAATAATGGTTTTTGTTGAGCGTATTGAAAACCAGCTTAACCTTTTAAAGCCAATTCCATATTCCGCTAAGTTTGGAGGAGCTACCGGCAACTACAATGCGCATAATATCGGGTATCCCCAGATCAACTGGAAAGCATTCGGCAATCATTTTGTAAACGATATTCTGGGTTTAAACCGTTCGCAGTTTACTACCCAGATAGAACATTACGATAATTTTGCTGCCCAATGCGATGCTTTAAAAAGGATCAATAATATTCTGATAGACCTGGACAGGGACATGTGGGCCTATATTTCAATGAACTATTTTAAACAAAAAATCAAAGAGGGCGAAATCGGATCATCGGCCATGCCGCACAAGGTAAATCCTATTGATTTTGAGAACTCCGAAGGTAACCTTGGTATTGCCAATGCGCTATTTGAGCATTTTGCAGCCAAATTGCCGATATCAAGATTACAGCGCGACCTAACTGATTCTACAGTTTTGCGTAATATCGGAGTGCCTGTGGGTCATACAATCATAGCTATTAAATCAACTATAAAAGGCTTAAACAAGCTGCTGCTAAACAATGAAGCCATTGATGCAGACCTGGAAGCGAACTGGGCCGTAGTTGCCGAAGCGATTCAAACCATATTACGTCGGGAAGCTTACCCGAATCCATACGAAGCCTTAAAAGAACTCACCCGTACCAACACCAGGGTTAATGCGCAAACTATCGCTGTGTTTGTTGATGGCTTACAGGTAAGTGATAAAATTAAGGAGGAACTGAAGAAGATAACACCGGGTAATTATACAGGAATTTAA
- a CDS encoding TetR/AcrR family transcriptional regulator, translated as MSQIERIIQGGEELFLQAGIKSVTMDDIARHLGMSKKTIYQFFKDKNELVIALVKKKLKEDEEQISEIISRSANVIEEMINMMKCSEDIFSRINPIVIHDMQKYHPDAWAEFQKFKSEVLIRTLEELLTKGIKQGYIRPDIDVKIIARMRVSQVEMGFNTAIFPISDFNPWKVQVQFLEHFNYGICTLKGYKLLNQYKNINEE; from the coding sequence ATGAGTCAAATAGAGAGAATAATTCAAGGTGGCGAGGAGCTGTTTTTACAAGCAGGTATCAAGAGCGTAACGATGGATGATATAGCCAGGCACCTGGGTATGTCGAAAAAAACGATTTACCAGTTTTTTAAAGATAAAAATGAACTGGTAATAGCTTTGGTTAAGAAAAAACTAAAGGAAGACGAAGAGCAGATCTCAGAAATTATAAGCCGTTCGGCCAATGTAATTGAAGAAATGATAAATATGATGAAATGTTCAGAAGATATTTTTTCAAGAATTAACCCTATAGTAATTCATGATATGCAAAAATATCATCCCGATGCATGGGCTGAGTTTCAAAAATTCAAATCTGAGGTTCTCATTAGGACGCTTGAAGAACTTTTAACAAAAGGTATAAAACAAGGTTACATCCGACCGGATATAGACGTAAAGATAATAGCAAGGATGCGGGTTAGCCAGGTAGAGATGGGTTTTAACACGGCTATTTTTCCTATATCCGATTTTAATCCATGGAAAGTGCAGGTACAATTTCTGGAACATTTTAACTATGGTATTTGCACACTTAAAGGTTACAAGCTGTTAAACCAGTACAAAAATATAAACGAAGAATAA
- a CDS encoding TolC family protein: MKQTLIIMCLLSGIALKGFSQKAVPDTQKYNFSIQDCINYAYEHQDSIVNAKLDIKSAEYKVKETTGIGLPQVSGSASFQDYLKIPTTLLPGQFFGQPAGTFIPVQFGVKYQSSFGINANQILFDGSYLVGLKASRTYKELSIRNQVRSKIEVNVGVTKAYYQVLVSNEQLTLLNANINQLKQQMDETVQQNKQGVVEKIDVDRISVQYNNLITSRENTIRSLALNYQVLKFQMGMPIEYPLILRDKLNDIKLDDIADLGNDTTFYKNRIEYNLAETGIELKKLDLKRQKSQYLPTLKFDASYTSSYQNNSFGNLYKMNFPSSYIGLSLNVPIFNGFQRLNQVKQSQIAVLKSQNDLENSKNGLKLQASQANVTYVNGLQTLNNQKRNRALAEEVLRVSKIKYQQGVGSSLEVTTAQTALEDADNKYIQGLYDALISKVDLDKAYGRIK, from the coding sequence ATGAAACAAACTTTAATAATAATGTGCCTGTTGAGCGGAATTGCCCTAAAAGGCTTTTCGCAGAAAGCAGTGCCCGACACTCAGAAATACAATTTTAGTATCCAGGATTGTATAAACTATGCTTATGAACACCAGGATTCAATTGTAAACGCTAAACTTGATATTAAAAGCGCGGAGTATAAAGTTAAAGAAACAACGGGTATTGGCTTACCACAGGTAAGTGGAAGTGCATCTTTCCAGGATTATCTTAAAATACCGACAACTTTGTTGCCAGGGCAGTTTTTTGGCCAGCCTGCCGGAACTTTTATCCCTGTTCAGTTTGGTGTAAAATACCAGTCAAGCTTTGGCATTAACGCAAACCAGATATTATTTGATGGAAGTTATCTTGTTGGATTAAAAGCATCCAGGACTTACAAAGAGTTATCGATAAGGAACCAGGTACGGTCGAAAATAGAGGTAAATGTAGGTGTGACAAAAGCTTATTACCAGGTTTTGGTTAGTAACGAGCAATTAACGTTGTTAAATGCAAATATTAACCAGCTAAAACAGCAAATGGACGAAACCGTTCAGCAAAATAAGCAAGGTGTTGTTGAAAAAATTGATGTCGATCGTATCTCTGTACAGTACAATAACCTGATCACCAGCAGGGAAAACACCATCCGCTCATTGGCATTAAACTACCAGGTTTTAAAATTCCAGATGGGAATGCCAATAGAATATCCTTTAATTTTAAGGGATAAACTGAACGATATTAAACTTGATGATATAGCCGACCTTGGAAATGATACTACATTTTATAAGAACAGGATTGAGTATAATTTGGCTGAAACCGGAATCGAACTTAAAAAGTTAGATTTAAAACGTCAAAAGTCGCAGTATTTGCCTACGCTAAAGTTTGATGCTAGTTACACTTCATCATACCAAAACAACTCTTTTGGCAATTTGTATAAAATGAACTTTCCCTCAAGTTATATAGGCCTTTCACTAAACGTTCCCATATTTAATGGCTTTCAAAGGCTAAATCAGGTAAAGCAATCACAAATCGCTGTCTTAAAATCACAAAATGATTTAGAAAATTCAAAAAATGGGCTCAAATTACAAGCCAGTCAGGCAAATGTTACTTATGTAAACGGATTACAAACGCTCAACAACCAAAAGAGAAACCGTGCACTTGCGGAAGAGGTACTTAGGGTATCAAAAATAAAATATCAGCAGGGGGTAGGATCAAGTCTGGAAGTTACAACGGCGCAAACTGCACTTGAAGACGCGGATAACAAATATATACAAGGTTTATATGACGCCTTAATCAGCAAAGTTGATTTGGATAAAGCATACGGACGAATAAAATAA
- a CDS encoding efflux RND transporter periplasmic adaptor subunit: protein MKKLLYIPALILLAACSNKPKDKKAQLADLKKQQADLGAKIIKLQSEVGTTDSSKTTDVSTVVLKPADFTNYVQIQGKIDAQDNVTAYPQAQATITAIYVKPGQHVSKGQTLVQLDNSVLQQNIAQSESQVSLNQTLFQRQKNLWDQKIGTEVQFLQAQTTLQSSQKALNALRQQASQYRIVSPISGTVDQMDLKLGQVAAPGQTGIRVVNADVLKVKADVPESYAGSVSTGNAVKILIPDANDSLTTKVTFAAKVIDPTSRSFGVEIKLPVRKTLRPNMTAVLQIANYFKANTIVVPVKAIQKSEAGDYVFINQNGAAKRVNVKAGNTYGGQTEIISGLKTGDELVTEGASDIEDGDKIKVLRSAN from the coding sequence ATGAAAAAATTATTATACATACCAGCTTTAATTTTACTTGCCGCTTGTTCCAATAAGCCAAAAGATAAAAAAGCGCAACTCGCTGACCTAAAAAAACAACAGGCGGATTTAGGAGCGAAAATCATAAAATTACAGTCAGAAGTCGGCACAACCGATTCATCAAAAACTACCGATGTTAGTACGGTTGTATTAAAGCCAGCTGATTTTACTAACTACGTGCAAATCCAGGGTAAAATTGATGCCCAGGACAATGTTACCGCTTATCCGCAGGCCCAGGCTACGATCACTGCAATTTATGTAAAACCCGGCCAGCATGTAAGTAAAGGGCAAACGCTTGTGCAATTGGATAACAGCGTGTTGCAACAGAATATTGCACAGTCTGAATCACAGGTTTCCTTAAACCAAACCTTGTTTCAGCGCCAAAAAAATCTTTGGGATCAAAAAATAGGAACTGAAGTTCAGTTTTTACAGGCCCAAACAACTTTACAAAGCAGCCAGAAGGCATTGAATGCGCTTCGGCAGCAGGCGAGTCAATACCGCATTGTATCGCCAATTAGCGGCACTGTTGACCAAATGGACCTTAAGTTGGGCCAGGTTGCCGCACCGGGCCAAACAGGCATCCGCGTGGTAAATGCTGATGTTTTGAAAGTTAAAGCTGATGTGCCTGAATCGTATGCAGGTAGCGTAAGTACCGGCAACGCAGTTAAAATATTGATACCCGATGCTAATGATTCATTAACTACCAAAGTAACGTTTGCTGCTAAAGTAATTGACCCCACTTCACGCAGTTTCGGTGTTGAAATTAAATTACCGGTTCGCAAAACTTTACGCCCCAATATGACGGCTGTGCTGCAAATTGCCAATTACTTCAAAGCTAATACAATAGTAGTACCGGTAAAGGCCATTCAAAAGTCTGAAGCTGGAGATTACGTATTTATTAATCAAAATGGAGCTGCAAAAAGAGTTAATGTGAAAGCTGGAAATACTTATGGCGGCCAAACTGAAATAATTTCGGGTTTAAAAACCGGTGACGAGTTAGTTACCGAAGGCGCATCTGATATAGAAGATGGAGACAAGATCAAGGTTTTACGTAGTGCAAATTAA